In Candidatus Bathyarchaeia archaeon, the following are encoded in one genomic region:
- a CDS encoding GNAT family N-acetyltransferase, whose protein sequence is MPLKRSEISNVEFYPLTPKRWTDLEKLFGERGACGGCWCMWWRLKRSDFMRQRGELNRKTLKKIVDSGETPGILVYADDEPVRWCAVAPREAYPTLERSRVLKRVDAKPVWSVVCFFVAKPFRGKGLTVQLLKAAVEHVRKQGGKIVEGYPVEPKKGRMPDPFAYTGLVSSFRKAGFVEVLRRSENRPIMRYFIAEKYHVLV, encoded by the coding sequence ATGCCATTAAAGCGTTCAGAGATTTCAAACGTAGAGTTTTACCCGTTAACGCCTAAACGATGGACTGACCTTGAAAAGTTATTCGGCGAACGAGGCGCCTGTGGCGGCTGCTGGTGCATGTGGTGGAGGCTAAAGCGGTCTGATTTCATGCGTCAAAGGGGAGAATTAAACAGAAAAACCTTGAAGAAAATAGTGGATTCTGGTGAGACTCCAGGAATTCTTGTTTATGCGGATGACGAACCAGTTAGGTGGTGTGCAGTTGCTCCAAGAGAAGCCTATCCGACTCTAGAAAGGTCTCGTGTTCTAAAGCGGGTTGACGCTAAACCAGTTTGGTCTGTTGTTTGCTTTTTTGTTGCTAAACCGTTTAGGGGTAAGGGACTTACTGTGCAGTTGTTAAAAGCTGCGGTTGAGCATGTGCGTAAACAAGGCGGTAAGATTGTTGAAGGATATCCAGTTGAGCCTAAAAAGGGAAGAATGCCTGACCCTTTCGCGTATACTGGTTTGGTTTCCTCTTTTCGGAAAGCGGGATTTGTTGAGGTTCTGCGGCGTTCTGAAAATCGCCCAATCATGCGATACTTTATCGCGGAGAAATACCATGTTCTCGTATAG
- a CDS encoding restriction endonuclease yields MGIEANLIISLLKLTREGAVSSEVVKKDAQLPLQIVEKLLRKLQNDGCVYLQKSVVEADSLQRVKLAVYAVQLGADLERVSSFLQWKEFEDIAAFAFERNGYSVYRNVRFKHFGRRWEIDVVGCKKPIAVCLDCKHWHHGVYPSALRKIVEEQVERTFTFAESLPNPSVKIECVSWERIKVVPAVLLLVSGRFKFYDGVPIIPVLQLQDFLTQLPAFADSLKHLTKNMQGRASLDMQ; encoded by the coding sequence GTGGGTATTGAAGCAAATTTGATAATTTCCCTTCTAAAATTGACCAGAGAAGGTGCAGTTTCATCAGAAGTAGTTAAAAAAGATGCACAACTGCCTCTCCAGATTGTTGAAAAGTTGCTCCGAAAATTGCAAAATGATGGGTGCGTTTATTTGCAGAAAAGCGTTGTGGAGGCTGATAGTCTGCAGCGTGTTAAATTAGCGGTATATGCTGTGCAATTAGGAGCCGACTTAGAGCGTGTAAGCAGTTTCCTTCAATGGAAAGAATTTGAAGACATAGCGGCATTTGCGTTTGAGCGCAATGGCTACAGCGTCTATAGAAATGTGAGGTTTAAACACTTCGGACGTCGATGGGAAATAGATGTAGTCGGCTGCAAAAAGCCAATTGCAGTTTGCTTGGACTGTAAGCATTGGCATCATGGAGTGTATCCTTCTGCGTTAAGGAAAATCGTTGAGGAGCAAGTAGAAAGGACGTTTACCTTTGCCGAGTCCCTGCCAAATCCTTCTGTCAAAATTGAATGTGTTTCATGGGAAAGAATCAAAGTTGTTCCTGCGGTTTTGTTGCTTGTTTCGGGTAGATTCAAGTTTTATGATGGTGTGCCGATAATTCCTGTTCTTCAACTGCAAGACTTCTTAACTCAATTACCCGCATTTGCAGATTCGTTGAAGCATTTAACGAAAAACATGCAAGGCAGAGCATCTCTTGACATGCAATAA
- a CDS encoding FtsX-like permease family protein: MSQTSFPVNDLFRRKLQTSLVVVSLTLCVASTLFLLFFCQKIGIGITAAVEDKLTAGFSTIFTPFLIFMGVLVFVVGAVIASFMVFVMMSQRVRDIGLMKATGCPNELIFGYFMTELLVVTFASCVLGVALGVLADLASTSLLSTLGLHVPQAPINFWLILLVFAIFLFFGLIFGAKPVLDTTKIEPAKAISPVYYFGLGKESGFRAVSKSNLTFKIAMRSLFRRKSATLRIILCLSTVFILVTVAVAGGIIANQTTKNWVEKAIGRDVILIAHQDMCSQYALLLSKFYEAKEEPSLNYTDEKYLIPKAILNGLNSTPEISMIDTRLILKAHILEIQNYTINPSTGETMPVGDDREGDAILVGIEPEKTVSEWFLDGRFLDNKHAQEAVVGDSLAQKLFSSPLDQGLKLFDETFAVFDVVGVCLDPINNGNVIYIPLETLQNILSVSEPNIVMVKIDPSANRTEVLNRIRVNVSAVNADFVVFELNELLDKTLGFLGFIWSVIMFLPLFSLASASLYLIGYVMLAIAEQRQEFGVLRALGAKPRTVLEIVAGQSLSVLFASCAVGIALGVIITLMILMPEPLVTNYTIMEIAGWLLMALLATFTFSLYPAVKFARKSIREIM; the protein is encoded by the coding sequence TTGAGCCAAACTTCTTTTCCCGTTAATGATTTGTTTCGTAGAAAACTTCAGACAAGCTTGGTTGTTGTCAGCTTAACCCTTTGTGTTGCGTCAACACTTTTTCTTTTGTTTTTCTGCCAAAAAATAGGCATAGGCATTACGGCTGCTGTTGAAGATAAGCTAACTGCGGGTTTTTCAACAATTTTTACGCCTTTCTTAATCTTTATGGGCGTTTTGGTTTTTGTTGTCGGCGCGGTTATTGCGTCTTTTATGGTTTTTGTTATGATGTCTCAACGCGTAAGAGACATTGGACTGATGAAGGCAACCGGATGCCCTAACGAGTTGATTTTTGGCTATTTCATGACTGAGCTTCTCGTAGTCACGTTTGCAAGTTGCGTGTTAGGCGTAGCTTTGGGAGTGCTGGCTGATTTGGCTTCAACAAGCCTTCTCAGCACTCTTGGGCTTCATGTGCCACAAGCACCAATCAACTTTTGGCTCATCCTGCTGGTTTTTGCTATATTCCTCTTTTTTGGGTTGATTTTTGGCGCAAAACCGGTTCTTGACACGACAAAAATTGAGCCTGCTAAGGCAATTTCGCCAGTTTACTATTTTGGGTTAGGTAAGGAGTCTGGTTTTAGGGCTGTTTCAAAGTCAAATTTGACGTTTAAAATAGCCATGAGAAGCTTGTTTAGGCGTAAATCTGCAACACTTCGCATTATTCTGTGCTTGTCCACGGTTTTCATATTGGTAACGGTGGCTGTTGCAGGCGGAATTATCGCTAACCAAACCACGAAAAACTGGGTTGAAAAAGCCATAGGCAGAGACGTAATTTTAATAGCTCATCAAGACATGTGCAGCCAATATGCATTGTTATTGTCAAAATTTTACGAAGCAAAAGAAGAACCATCACTCAATTATACCGATGAAAAATATCTAATACCCAAAGCAATTCTCAATGGCTTGAATTCAACGCCTGAAATTTCAATGATTGACACACGCCTAATCCTTAAAGCACACATTCTGGAAATACAAAATTACACAATCAACCCGTCTACAGGAGAAACCATGCCCGTAGGCGATGACCGCGAAGGAGACGCCATCCTTGTTGGCATCGAACCTGAAAAAACAGTGAGCGAATGGTTTTTGGATGGACGTTTTCTGGACAATAAGCACGCACAAGAAGCGGTAGTTGGAGATTCCTTAGCGCAGAAACTGTTCTCTTCGCCTTTAGATCAAGGATTAAAATTGTTTGACGAAACTTTTGCGGTTTTTGATGTTGTAGGTGTTTGTTTAGACCCAATTAACAATGGAAACGTTATTTATATTCCTCTGGAAACTTTGCAAAATATCCTAAGTGTATCAGAGCCTAACATTGTTATGGTTAAAATTGACCCTTCAGCTAATCGCACTGAGGTTTTGAATCGGATAAGGGTGAATGTTAGCGCTGTGAATGCTGATTTTGTGGTGTTTGAGCTTAATGAATTGTTAGATAAGACTCTGGGTTTTCTCGGGTTCATCTGGTCTGTGATAATGTTTTTGCCGTTGTTTTCGTTAGCTTCAGCATCTCTCTATCTAATAGGCTATGTTATGCTTGCAATTGCTGAGCAGCGTCAAGAGTTTGGTGTTTTAAGAGCTTTAGGTGCTAAGCCGAGGACTGTTTTGGAGATTGTTGCGGGGCAAAGTCTCAGTGTTTTGTTTGCAAGTTGCGCTGTTGGCATCGCTTTGGGCGTCATAATTACGTTGATGATTTTGATGCCAGAACCGTTAGTTACCAACTACACTATTATGGAAATTGCTGGGTGGCTGCTAATGGCTTTGTTGGCGACTTTCACTTTCAGCTTATATCCTGCGGTCAAATTTGCAAGGAAATCAATCAGAGAAATAATGTAG
- a CDS encoding ABC transporter ATP-binding protein — MQTEQSVVQASNLCKIYEIGDVKVEAFKDVSFSVEKGEFTVISGPSGCGKTTLLNIVGGIDKPTSGEIIVFGEDLSVKDEDFLADFRCHKVGFVFQSYNLVSTLTVAENVAFPMEWARKPEDHIEKRVGELLAMVGLQHRAAHFPSQLSGGEQQRIAFARALANDPPLLLVDEPTGNLDAKTSQKIVQILEKLKSDGKTIIVATHDEHILRLADQKLRLEDGKLVS; from the coding sequence ATGCAGACTGAACAGAGCGTTGTTCAAGCATCTAACCTGTGCAAAATTTATGAAATAGGCGATGTGAAAGTTGAAGCTTTCAAGGATGTAAGTTTCTCTGTTGAAAAAGGCGAATTCACAGTCATAAGCGGGCCTTCAGGTTGTGGAAAAACGACGCTTCTAAACATTGTAGGCGGCATCGATAAGCCCACAAGTGGAGAAATAATTGTTTTTGGCGAAGACTTAAGCGTCAAGGATGAGGATTTTCTTGCAGACTTTCGATGCCACAAGGTGGGCTTTGTTTTTCAATCTTATAATTTAGTGTCTACGTTGACCGTGGCGGAAAATGTTGCTTTTCCAATGGAGTGGGCTCGGAAACCAGAAGACCACATTGAGAAGCGAGTAGGCGAATTATTAGCGATGGTTGGGTTACAACACAGAGCTGCGCACTTTCCATCCCAACTCAGCGGCGGCGAACAACAACGTATAGCTTTTGCGCGGGCATTAGCAAATGACCCGCCACTGCTTCTCGTTGACGAACCAACAGGAAATCTCGACGCAAAAACTAGTCAAAAAATTGTTCAAATACTCGAGAAACTGAAGAGCGACGGAAAAACCATCATCGTTGCAACACATGACGAGCATATACTTCGGCTGGCGGACCAGAAATTGCGCCTTGAAGATGGAAAGCTGGTAAGCTAA
- a CDS encoding S16 family serine protease yields the protein MPVSTFGDDVEIIEKNVNGRTMTVTWDWGKFKSTEGFPVDDNLINWVIGQEQALKECFLCLDEWVHKLKWLEKTRWYESWSDPNKPKPSAKASISPGPYLLLLGDPGTGKSLIGRALTEKLTQVYKENGIKLFDVLCWRNTALPSQPKVSIHQAGEAKKVLQKEQLKELKRKFLTKVGFKSLQVFLIAMGLFLIFLGFYFMLQAWMTWNANPMYLGEPLQQYYNYNFMDYLASKFVGLVPLTFIPGGSLIFFGVFMWWFSKLGGLGNMKGIAGAQQTEVPKLIVDNSSGHAPFVDATGHRSAQLFGSIAWDPYQTGGLGTPEHQRVTAGDVHRASLGILYIDEIKNLDPEEAITLLTVLEDGQLPITLRGKWHGGDTAAMAVSTEPVPAITFLVGAGNFDSIGQIHPALMDRIYGYGKVVRMNNDMPNTLENRRKYVQFIAQEVKRFNLIPFSREACEEIVEEGRRRSNKRDALTTRFRPLISIIKTAATLAMNEDCEIVEKRHVREAIERHCKTIQRQILEHEMNERGKLLEIKPKGVKLGQIYGLAVVRDPYSGEMTGSVLSVKAHMSKKSELPRTYPIKGYYKVTGVAKGQSFISDSIAKVRSVILQKYGIDIAQDYLTHIDFAQSYGVDGPSAGVTMAILLCSLIEGKPIRQDVAVTGEINLGVGDTIQITAVGGVYEKIKAAEAWGFKKVVIPQKNYEHSIDPRDYKIEVVPASTLDDYLKECLVEKPALTVWAQTYKRRKS from the coding sequence TTGCCAGTTAGCACTTTTGGAGATGACGTGGAAATAATCGAAAAAAACGTTAACGGTAGAACAATGACTGTAACATGGGACTGGGGCAAATTCAAAAGCACAGAGGGCTTCCCAGTCGACGACAACCTCATAAACTGGGTAATCGGACAAGAACAAGCCCTAAAAGAATGCTTTCTATGCCTTGACGAATGGGTACACAAGCTTAAATGGCTAGAAAAAACAAGATGGTACGAAAGCTGGAGCGACCCAAACAAGCCTAAACCGTCAGCAAAAGCAAGCATAAGCCCAGGACCCTACCTTCTGTTATTAGGCGACCCTGGAACTGGCAAATCATTAATTGGCAGAGCCTTAACAGAAAAACTAACGCAAGTCTACAAGGAAAACGGTATAAAACTTTTCGATGTCTTATGCTGGAGAAACACCGCTTTACCCAGCCAACCCAAAGTTTCAATTCACCAAGCTGGCGAGGCAAAAAAAGTACTACAAAAGGAACAACTTAAAGAGCTGAAAAGAAAATTTCTCACAAAAGTGGGGTTCAAAAGTTTACAGGTTTTCCTCATCGCCATGGGTTTATTCCTCATATTTTTAGGCTTCTACTTCATGCTCCAAGCTTGGATGACTTGGAATGCAAATCCAATGTATTTGGGAGAACCGCTTCAGCAATATTATAATTACAACTTCATGGATTATCTAGCCAGCAAGTTTGTTGGACTTGTTCCTTTAACGTTCATTCCAGGCGGTAGCCTAATCTTCTTCGGCGTTTTCATGTGGTGGTTCTCCAAACTGGGCGGATTAGGCAACATGAAAGGAATCGCGGGAGCTCAGCAAACAGAAGTGCCAAAACTAATAGTTGACAACAGCTCTGGACACGCACCATTCGTAGATGCAACAGGACACAGAAGTGCCCAACTTTTCGGTTCAATAGCTTGGGACCCGTATCAAACTGGTGGCTTAGGCACTCCGGAGCATCAGAGAGTCACTGCGGGCGACGTTCATAGAGCGTCGTTAGGCATATTATATATTGATGAGATAAAAAATCTCGACCCAGAAGAAGCCATTACATTGTTAACGGTTCTTGAAGACGGCCAGTTACCAATAACTTTGAGAGGCAAATGGCACGGAGGCGACACCGCTGCAATGGCAGTCTCAACCGAACCTGTGCCTGCAATAACTTTTCTTGTCGGCGCCGGGAACTTCGATAGCATAGGTCAAATTCACCCAGCCCTCATGGACCGCATTTACGGCTACGGTAAGGTCGTGCGAATGAACAATGACATGCCCAACACATTGGAAAATAGACGCAAATATGTGCAGTTCATAGCTCAAGAAGTTAAACGTTTCAATCTTATACCCTTCAGCAGAGAAGCATGCGAAGAAATCGTGGAGGAAGGCAGACGCCGAAGCAACAAAAGAGACGCTTTAACCACGCGGTTTAGACCGTTAATTTCCATTATTAAGACGGCTGCTACGCTTGCGATGAACGAAGACTGTGAGATTGTTGAAAAACGTCATGTTAGAGAAGCCATAGAACGCCACTGTAAAACGATTCAGAGACAAATATTGGAGCATGAAATGAACGAAAGAGGCAAACTATTGGAAATAAAGCCTAAAGGTGTTAAACTTGGACAAATTTACGGTTTAGCAGTTGTTAGAGACCCATACAGCGGCGAAATGACAGGAAGCGTCTTGTCTGTTAAGGCTCACATGTCTAAAAAGAGTGAGCTTCCAAGAACATATCCGATTAAGGGCTATTACAAAGTTACTGGAGTGGCGAAGGGACAAAGCTTCATTTCAGACAGCATAGCCAAAGTCAGAAGCGTCATACTACAAAAATATGGTATTGACATAGCACAAGACTACTTAACGCACATAGATTTTGCCCAATCCTACGGTGTTGACGGCCCATCAGCAGGCGTGACAATGGCTATCCTTTTATGTTCGCTTATTGAGGGAAAACCAATCAGGCAGGATGTGGCGGTTACAGGCGAAATCAACCTGGGCGTTGGAGACACAATTCAGATAACTGCTGTGGGCGGCGTTTACGAGAAGATTAAGGCTGCTGAAGCGTGGGGTTTCAAAAAAGTTGTCATTCCACAGAAAAACTACGAGCATTCCATCGACCCCAGAGACTACAAGATAGAGGTTGTTCCAGCATCAACCTTAGACGACTACTTAAAAGAGTGCCTAGTCGAAAAGCCCGCACTCACCGTGTGGGCTCAAACCTACAAGCGTCGAAAATCGTAG